In Dictyostelium discoideum AX4 chromosome Un chrUn_0004, whole genome shotgun sequence, the following proteins share a genomic window:
- a CDS encoding hypothetical protein (Slime mold (D.discoideum) transposon DIRS-1, complete, clone SB41), which yields MSTTVNNNEASSSSTSASNSAESFDLRMKSMEDQINNISLAFTRFMKEPMFSSNTNS from the coding sequence atGTCTACCactgttaataataatgaagccTCTAGTAGTAGTACCTCTGCCTCTAATAGTGCTGAATCCTTTGATTTAAGAATGAAATCAATGGAGGatcaaatcaacaacattTCCTTAGCCTTTACAAGATTCATGAAAGAACCTATGTTCTCATCTAATACCAATTCA